ATACCAACGGTGTTCCAACGTCTTGTGTATAAAAATGTATTTTCTGGATCTTTAGAGCATTCTTCTGCAACATCTGCTACCCCAGGAGTGTATAGTAGGGATAACGATTCTTCGTTCAAATTGTCGACGTTCGAAATTGTCCTAATTTTTCCTTTGAGTATTTTGTGTAATTCTTTCGCGTCCAAGATTAACACTCCTTAAAAGTTAGAATATCTGATTGCCGTTTGTATCTATTGCCACCATTAAAGGAAAATCTTTCACGCTTATGTTATAAATAGCTTCTGGCCCTAATTCTGGGAAGGCTAGAACCTTTATATCCTTCACACATTTAGAAAGATATGCAGCTGCACCACTTGGAGTTATAAAATAAACTCGCTTGTATTTCACACAGAGCTTTACTGCTAAATCACTTCTTTTCCCTTTTCCAACCGTTGCTAACACCCCTAATTTAAAGATCATTTCAAGATATTTATCCATTCTTTCACTCGTTGTTGGGCCTATAACGCCTATCTTAGAATTCTTTGGAGGATTAGCAGGACCAGCATAAAAAACAATTTTTTCATTTAAATCTACTGGAAGCTTTGAATTTTCTGATACTAATTCCAAAAGTCTTTGGTGGCCAGCATCCCTCATAACTATCAATTCACCTGTGTATTGTAAGAGTTCTCTGACCTTTAATTTTTTTATTTCATCCATCTTCAAATTTTACCACACCTTTTCTACAAAGGTAACAATCTAAGGAAACCCCAACCGGAAGTGTTGCAACATGGGTGGGAGCATATTCTACATGTACCGAAAAAATCGAAGCCCCCTCTTTTAATCCTTGAAAACCTATTTTTAAAGTATTTAAATCTTTCAATAGCTCTTCCTCAAAATCTGCGTATACAGGGTTTTGATTTCTTTCTTTGAAACTTTTAGTTAAAGCCAATTTGGATAAAACCATCGCTTTATCAGAAGTTCCACCTATTCCTATTCCAACATGTAAAGGCGGACAACCTTTTGCCCCGTTTTCTTTCACATGCCCGATTATTAGATCTTTTAACTCTTGGACATTGATTGATGGTTTTAACATGAACAAGGCTGAAAGGTTCTCGCTTCCCCCACCTTTTACTAAAAATTTGATCTCTAAACTCTTCCCAGAAATTTGAAATATGTGTACAACAGCAGGAATGTTGTTCTTAGTGTTTTTTCTTTCAAAAAGGGGGTCACTGACAAGTGAAAATCGGAATGGATTTTCTGTGTATACCTTTTCAACCACCTCATTTAAAGTTGAAAATATCGGTTCTTCAAGTCTAACTTCGTTTCCTAAAAAAACAAAGAATTCAACAATACCCGTATCTTGACAGAGGGGTAATTTTTCAGCTTCTGCAATTTTATAATTTTCTTTAAGTGCTTGGGAAAATGGGCCAACGTATCCGTCTATGTAAGCTTTTACTTCTGGGTTTATCGTTTCATTGATCTTTAATAAATGATTTGACAATTTTTCTAGTATTTCACGCTTATGTATCATCTCAAACTCCTTTTTTACACCTGCCTAATGCTTTCAGCAATGCTAAAACTTACTTTAGTACCTCTTTGTCTCTCGACCAAACCATTCGTTTTTAAAATTTTTAATTTCGGATCTTTTATCTTATCGTCTAATTTTCCACCTTTTTAAAATTTTAGCATAAAAAAATGAAAAATTAAGAATTTTTAAGTTTTTAAGTCCTAATCGGCTCTAATCGACTTTAATTGTCTATAATTAGCTTTAATCGGATTTTTATTTTGAGAATTTAAGAGGTATAATATGAATAGTTAAGCGGTTAAGTACTCTTATAATAAAATATTGGAGGATATACAATGCCACCAAAGAAGAATAAAAATTCTCGAATAACTATTGAAGATATTGCACAGATTGCACAAGTTTCTAAAGCTACCGTGTCATACGTGATCAACGATAAACCTGGTGTAAGTGAACCAGTTAGAAATAAAATAAAAAGTATAATTGAAGAAACTAATTATTTTCCTAATTCCGCAGCAAGAGGTTTAGCTGGTGAAAAAACACATTTTGTAGGTTTAGTTATCCCGGATATTTCTGATATGTTTTATGCCAATATAATTAGAGGAGTAGAAAAAACTTTAAATAAAAAAGATTATCTTCTCACTTTATTTACCACACACGCACGACCAGAAAGAGAGCAACAAGTAGTTCGACTGTTGAATAAAAGTATAGTTGACGGGTTAATTATAATGGCCTATTTTATTACTGATAATTTCATAGAATCATTGAAAGAAAGAGAGATTCCTTTTGTCTTTATCGACTATCCACCAAAAGATGAAGAAATTTATTCCGTAATGGTTGACAACGAAAATGGAGCGTATGAGGCGACAGAATATTTGATAAAACTTGGACATAAAAGAATAGCGTTTTTAGCAGGTCCAGAAGTTGCCTGGGATTCAAAGGCACGATTCAAGGGGTATTTAAAGGCATTAAAAACTTATGGAATCCAATTCAGCCCAGAATTAGTTGAAAACGGTAATTTCACAAAAGAAGAAGGATATGCCGCTACAAAAAGATTGTTAGAAAAAAGAGAAAAATTCACTGCTATTTTTTCTTCAAACGATCAAATGGCCATAGGAGCAATAAGGGCTTTAAAAGAAAGTGGTTACAAAATTCCCATAGATATCTCCATTGTGGGGTTTGATAATATCGAGGCCAGTTCTATAATAGAACCGCCTTTAACAACAGTTTCACAGCCCATATATGAAATGGGTAAAAAAGCTGTAGATATTATTACAGCTTTAATCAATGAAGAAAAAATTGAAGAAAAAAGATATATGTTAAAAACAAAATTAATCGAAAGACATTCTTGCATAAGAATTTAAATTTTTATAGATAACTTAACCGATTAAGTAACTATAAATAAAGTTTTTAATAGCCTTTATAACAGTAATTTTAAAAATCAGGAGGGAAGATATGTTCGAGACAAAATACGGATATTTCACAGAAGATGGAAAAGAATTTATTATAACCACACCTAAAACTCCCAAACCTTGGATAAATGTTATTTCTAATAGAGATTATGGAATGATTATATCTCAGAGTGGCTCTGGTTATAGCTGGAGAACGCATGCAAGTTTAAATAGAATTACACGGTGGGAACAAGATCTAATAAAGGATGAATGGGGTAAATATATATACATAAAAGATGATACAAGCGGGGATTTTTGGTCTCCAAGCTGGAAACCCAGTTGTAAAGAACCTCAAGAGTATAAATTAAGACATGGTCAAGGTTATTCCATATTTGAAACCAAATACTTCGATATAAAAACGAATTTAACTATGTTTGTATCTAAAGATGACCCAGTTGAAATATGGAAGTTAACTATAAAAAATACTTCCGAAAAAGAACGTAGACTATCTGTTTACACCTATTTAGAATGGAATTTGGGAGCCGCTCCTGACTGGCACAGAGAGTTTCACAAAACTTTTATAGAAACAGATTTTTTAAACGGTTTAAACTGTATGACGGCTGAAAAAAGAATGTGGGAGATACCAAATGAAAAAGGTCAAAATTGGAACAGAAACTGGGAATATACAGCTTTTCATTCAGTTAGTGAGACAGTGGCAGGATTTGAAGGGTCAAAGGAAAGATTTTTAGGACCGTACGGAAGTGTTTCTAATCCAAAAGCCATTATTACTGGAGAAATATCAAACACCTATGGAAAGTGGGAAGATCCTATTGCCAGCTTAAAAAATCAAATAATTTTAAAACCAGGAGAAGAAAAAACGTTGATTTATCTTCTTGGAGCTGTTTCTCAAAAAAATACCAACGAAAGTGTGAATTTCCTTGTTAAAAAATATCAGACAGTAGAAAGCGTTGAAGAAGAATTTGAAAAAGTAAAGGGTATGTGGGATAAAATGCTTTCGAAATTTACTGTTGAAACTCCAGATAAAGCCCTAGATTTTATGCTAAACAACTGGTTGAAATATCAAGCTATTTCTGGAAGATTGTGGGGAAGGTCGGCTTATTATCAAACTGGTGGTGCATATGGTTTTAGAGACCAGCTTCAAGATAGTCAGATATTTTTGTACATCGATCCTGAACAGACCAAAAATCAAATAAGACTTCATGCAGCCCACCAGTTCAAAGATGGGAGTGTTTACCATTGGTGGCATCCGCTTTCCGAACTTGGCTACAAAAATAATATATCGGATAACAGATTATGGTTGCCTTTTGTTGTTCTAAGGCTTTTAAGAGAAACCAATGATTTAGAATTCTTGAAAGAAAACATAAAGTTCCTGGATGGTGGGGAATCTTCTTTATACGACCATTGTATTAGAGCGATTCACTACAATTTAAATCATATGAGCCCAAGAGGACTTCCTTTAATAGGTGACGGAGACTGGAATGATGGCATGAACGCTGTTGGCACTCAAGGAAAAGGGGAAAGTGTTTGGCTTGGACATTTCTTGTACGGTATTTTAAAAGATTTCTCTGTTGTTTGTGAAAAGATAGGAGATTTAGAAAATATGCAAAGGTTTTTGGATGAAGCTGAAAAGCTTAAAGAAAATATAAACAAATACGCCTGGGATGGAGAATGGTACGTAAGGGCATTCAAAGACAATGGAGAACCGATTGGGAGTAAACAAAACAGTGAAGGTAAGATATTTTTAAACGCACAAACTTGGGCAATAATCAACGGCACCGCAACACAAACACGAATTGAAGCAGCTTATCAATCAGCAAAAAAGTACCTTTTTAAAGATTATGGGCCACTTCTTTTTCAACCAGCATTTGCGAACCCCGATTCAGAAATTGGATACTTAAGCAGATACGCTCCAGGAGTTAGAGAAAATGGTGGATTATACACTCATGCAGGCACTTGGGCGATATTGGCAGCCTCAAAGATGAAAGATCCTGAAACATACAAAATCTACAAAAGCTTTATGCCTATTTATAGG
This region of Petrotoga olearia DSM 13574 genomic DNA includes:
- a CDS encoding FumA C-terminus/TtdB family hydratase beta subunit, producing the protein MDEIKKLKVRELLQYTGELIVMRDAGHQRLLELVSENSKLPVDLNEKIVFYAGPANPPKNSKIGVIGPTTSERMDKYLEMIFKLGVLATVGKGKRSDLAVKLCVKYKRVYFITPSGAAAYLSKCVKDIKVLAFPELGPEAIYNISVKDFPLMVAIDTNGNQIF
- a CDS encoding fumarate hydratase, with amino-acid sequence MIHKREILEKLSNHLLKINETINPEVKAYIDGYVGPFSQALKENYKIAEAEKLPLCQDTGIVEFFVFLGNEVRLEEPIFSTLNEVVEKVYTENPFRFSLVSDPLFERKNTKNNIPAVVHIFQISGKSLEIKFLVKGGGSENLSALFMLKPSINVQELKDLIIGHVKENGAKGCPPLHVGIGIGGTSDKAMVLSKLALTKSFKERNQNPVYADFEEELLKDLNTLKIGFQGLKEGASIFSVHVEYAPTHVATLPVGVSLDCYLCRKGVVKFEDG
- a CDS encoding GH36-type glycosyl hydrolase domain-containing protein; this translates as MFETKYGYFTEDGKEFIITTPKTPKPWINVISNRDYGMIISQSGSGYSWRTHASLNRITRWEQDLIKDEWGKYIYIKDDTSGDFWSPSWKPSCKEPQEYKLRHGQGYSIFETKYFDIKTNLTMFVSKDDPVEIWKLTIKNTSEKERRLSVYTYLEWNLGAAPDWHREFHKTFIETDFLNGLNCMTAEKRMWEIPNEKGQNWNRNWEYTAFHSVSETVAGFEGSKERFLGPYGSVSNPKAIITGEISNTYGKWEDPIASLKNQIILKPGEEKTLIYLLGAVSQKNTNESVNFLVKKYQTVESVEEEFEKVKGMWDKMLSKFTVETPDKALDFMLNNWLKYQAISGRLWGRSAYYQTGGAYGFRDQLQDSQIFLYIDPEQTKNQIRLHAAHQFKDGSVYHWWHPLSELGYKNNISDNRLWLPFVVLRLLRETNDLEFLKENIKFLDGGESSLYDHCIRAIHYNLNHMSPRGLPLIGDGDWNDGMNAVGTQGKGESVWLGHFLYGILKDFSVVCEKIGDLENMQRFLDEAEKLKENINKYAWDGEWYVRAFKDNGEPIGSKQNSEGKIFLNAQTWAIINGTATQTRIEAAYQSAKKYLFKDYGPLLFQPAFANPDSEIGYLSRYAPGVRENGGLYTHAGTWAILAASKMKDPETYKIYKSFMPIYRGLEPDKYLAEPYVTPGNVDGPDSPYFGRGGWTWYTGSAAWYFIVGVEGIFGLKPEWEGLRIEPLFPEDWKEVKVRRIFRGKQLNITYKKSNEKKIVVNGVEINGNIINPELFEESVLNVEVLF
- a CDS encoding LacI family DNA-binding transcriptional regulator, whose protein sequence is MPPKKNKNSRITIEDIAQIAQVSKATVSYVINDKPGVSEPVRNKIKSIIEETNYFPNSAARGLAGEKTHFVGLVIPDISDMFYANIIRGVEKTLNKKDYLLTLFTTHARPEREQQVVRLLNKSIVDGLIIMAYFITDNFIESLKEREIPFVFIDYPPKDEEIYSVMVDNENGAYEATEYLIKLGHKRIAFLAGPEVAWDSKARFKGYLKALKTYGIQFSPELVENGNFTKEEGYAATKRLLEKREKFTAIFSSNDQMAIGAIRALKESGYKIPIDISIVGFDNIEASSIIEPPLTTVSQPIYEMGKKAVDIITALINEEKIEEKRYMLKTKLIERHSCIRI